A genomic region of Gemmata massiliana contains the following coding sequences:
- a CDS encoding serine/threonine protein kinase produces the protein MAGTTALGKYRLLQSLGSGSNAEVFLAQSIQYPDFRVVVKRIHDHVVTHPKFRQLFEAEVQSMANFNHPYAVQLLEAAVDDPIGPCLVMEYVPGITLEDLLTKHRQLSPERVGRLLGCFCHALQAAHDAGIIHRDLKPSNLMVMNADTERETLKVMDFGFAGFAAKPHIQLAELTGHGPIYAIGTPGYVSPEMIRGDRVDTRSDLYSVGVILFEMLTGRLPFNYDYQDKLLAAHIKESPPKFIKIGCSDIPPMVEAVVQLALCKYPNERQQSAHELANMFGQALSDNFWDTTMPEGWEPMAVEEPDEGAEYAPVPAPRVPASPYHVTHEFEAFMPERLAAAKLRGFVEDFGGQVLTSEPGVIRMRLGVPDGYREAKEGSGLLGWFSARRPSVPRGQEPIELELQMDKPDPGQPRLYVVAAFSPLKDYPPKDQHHWHDRCDKLHLALRQYLGA, from the coding sequence ATGGCGGGGACCACGGCGCTCGGCAAATATCGGTTGCTCCAATCGCTCGGTAGCGGGAGCAACGCCGAAGTGTTCCTGGCGCAGTCGATCCAGTACCCAGACTTCCGCGTCGTGGTGAAGCGCATCCACGACCACGTCGTCACGCACCCGAAGTTCCGCCAGCTCTTCGAGGCGGAAGTTCAGTCGATGGCGAACTTCAATCACCCCTATGCGGTGCAACTCCTCGAAGCCGCGGTCGATGACCCCATCGGCCCGTGCCTCGTGATGGAGTACGTGCCCGGGATCACGCTCGAAGATCTGCTCACCAAGCACCGCCAGTTGTCGCCGGAACGAGTAGGCCGCCTGCTGGGGTGCTTCTGCCACGCACTCCAGGCGGCACACGATGCGGGGATCATCCACCGCGATCTGAAGCCATCGAACCTGATGGTGATGAACGCGGACACGGAGCGGGAAACACTCAAGGTCATGGACTTCGGGTTCGCCGGGTTCGCCGCGAAGCCGCACATTCAGCTCGCCGAACTTACCGGTCACGGCCCGATCTACGCTATCGGCACGCCCGGGTACGTCAGTCCGGAGATGATCCGCGGGGACCGCGTCGATACTCGTAGCGACCTCTACTCTGTTGGCGTCATCCTTTTCGAGATGCTCACCGGTCGGCTGCCCTTTAACTACGACTACCAGGACAAGCTCCTCGCGGCTCACATCAAGGAATCGCCGCCCAAGTTCATCAAGATCGGGTGCAGCGACATTCCGCCGATGGTCGAAGCGGTGGTGCAACTCGCGCTGTGCAAGTACCCGAACGAGCGCCAGCAGTCTGCGCACGAACTCGCGAATATGTTCGGCCAGGCTCTCAGTGACAATTTCTGGGACACCACGATGCCCGAGGGCTGGGAGCCGATGGCTGTGGAGGAACCGGATGAGGGAGCCGAATACGCACCGGTCCCCGCGCCGCGAGTGCCGGCCAGTCCTTACCACGTGACGCACGAGTTCGAGGCGTTCATGCCGGAGCGCCTCGCGGCGGCCAAGCTCCGCGGGTTCGTGGAGGACTTCGGCGGTCAGGTGCTCACGAGCGAACCCGGGGTGATCCGGATGCGCCTCGGCGTCCCCGACGGCTACCGGGAAGCGAAAGAGGGCAGCGGCCTCCTCGGGTGGTTTTCAGCACGTCGGCCCTCGGTGCCGCGCGGTCAGGAGCCGATCGAACTCGAACTCCAGATGGACAAGCCCGATCCCGGTCAACCGCGGCTGTACGTGGTCGCGGCGTTCAGTCCTCTGAAAGACTACCCGCCGAAAGACCAGCACCACTGGCACGACCGCTGCGACAAACTTCACCTCGCGCTGCGGCAATATTTGGGTGCGTAG
- a CDS encoding Ldh family oxidoreductase, with protein sequence MPTFSSSALVALTQSMFEAAAVPVADAGVVARSLVDANLCGHDSHGVMRVPQYIDFLRKGTYKAGAPFTVVSETPAVVAADAGWGLGQVQTYHLLDKLLPKAKALGIAAGTLRNCGHIGRLGEYAEFAAKENMALFAAVNSHGSGRRVAPPGGTEGRISTNPICMGTPTSGAPVVIDFGTSAAAEGKVRAQFQKKEPAQDGWLIDHTGAPTNDPSVLYNEPRGSLIPFGGTQAYKGFGLGLLLDLLCGGLSGGACSNPAFPLAGQGNAAVFVLFNPALFGGTDHFLKETDGLTAYVRSCPTTAGVNAITLPGDPERLTKEKRLVTGISIPDGTWELVAKAATELKVPLPA encoded by the coding sequence ATGCCGACGTTTTCCTCTTCCGCGCTCGTCGCGCTCACGCAGTCGATGTTTGAAGCCGCAGCCGTTCCGGTTGCTGATGCCGGCGTAGTCGCACGCAGCCTCGTGGACGCGAACCTGTGCGGGCACGATTCTCACGGTGTCATGCGGGTGCCGCAGTACATCGACTTCTTGCGGAAGGGGACGTACAAGGCCGGCGCGCCATTCACAGTGGTCTCCGAAACCCCGGCCGTCGTTGCGGCCGACGCGGGCTGGGGATTGGGGCAGGTTCAAACCTACCACTTGCTCGACAAACTGCTCCCCAAAGCGAAGGCACTCGGTATCGCGGCCGGCACCCTACGAAACTGCGGTCACATCGGGCGCCTGGGTGAATACGCAGAGTTCGCAGCGAAGGAGAACATGGCCCTGTTCGCGGCTGTGAACTCGCACGGTTCGGGGCGCCGCGTTGCACCGCCCGGCGGCACCGAGGGGCGCATCAGCACCAACCCGATCTGCATGGGCACCCCTACATCGGGCGCGCCAGTAGTCATCGACTTCGGAACCAGCGCCGCGGCGGAGGGGAAAGTTCGCGCCCAATTTCAGAAGAAAGAACCCGCGCAGGACGGCTGGCTCATCGACCACACCGGTGCCCCCACGAACGACCCCAGCGTGCTCTACAACGAACCGCGTGGCAGCCTGATCCCGTTCGGTGGTACGCAAGCCTACAAGGGCTTCGGGTTGGGTCTACTGCTCGATCTCCTGTGCGGCGGGCTGTCGGGCGGCGCGTGTAGCAATCCCGCGTTCCCACTCGCGGGTCAGGGGAACGCAGCCGTATTCGTGCTGTTTAACCCGGCGCTCTTTGGCGGCACCGACCACTTCCTGAAGGAAACTGACGGGTTGACGGCATACGTCCGTTCGTGCCCAACTACTGCGGGGGTCAACGCGATCACACTCCCCGGCGACCCGGAACGACTCACGAAAGAAAAGCGCCTCGTGACCGGCATCTCTATTCCCGACGGCACGTGGGAACTCGTCGCGAAGGCGGCCACGGAGTTGAAAGTGCCACTCCCGGCGTAA
- a CDS encoding DUF1990 family protein yields MPLFRKPSPDVIQKFLAAQAQLDFSYTAVGTTATTPPPGFVVDHTRAKLGEGERVFLAAKAALTRWEHFRLGWVEAGPSDTPIQTGSCVAVVARVMGFWWLNACRIVYLVNETDSVARFGFAYGTLPGHAESGEERFMVEWNRASDAVWYDILAFSRPNHPLARLGYPLTRKTQRRFARDSVRAMQRATH; encoded by the coding sequence ATGCCACTGTTTCGCAAGCCCTCGCCCGACGTCATTCAGAAGTTTCTCGCCGCGCAAGCACAACTCGATTTCTCCTACACAGCCGTTGGCACCACCGCAACCACGCCCCCACCCGGCTTTGTCGTGGACCACACGCGGGCCAAGCTCGGTGAGGGCGAACGTGTGTTTCTCGCAGCGAAAGCCGCCCTCACGCGCTGGGAGCACTTTCGCCTCGGTTGGGTCGAAGCCGGCCCGTCCGACACACCCATCCAAACCGGCTCGTGCGTGGCGGTCGTTGCACGTGTGATGGGGTTCTGGTGGCTCAATGCGTGCCGGATCGTTTATCTCGTGAACGAAACGGACTCCGTAGCCCGATTCGGATTCGCTTACGGCACCCTTCCAGGACACGCGGAATCGGGCGAAGAGCGGTTCATGGTCGAGTGGAACCGAGCCAGTGACGCCGTCTGGTACGACATCCTGGCGTTCTCACGTCCGAACCACCCGTTGGCCCGACTGGGCTACCCGCTCACGCGGAAAACGCAGCGCCGCTTCGCCCGAGACTCGGTCCGCGCGATGCAACGGGCCACGCACTAA
- a CDS encoding class I SAM-dependent rRNA methyltransferase, giving the protein MNPEIAPIPVVTLKIERRSSHPWIFQKMVEKPATRIAPGSVVDIQDKNGLWVARGFYNGHSRITLRVLTTKQNEAVDADYFARKLAAAVAFRREALKLDDVTNAYRLVHSEADGLSGLIVDRFGDTLVLEFFAAGMYKQRGVIMDALRAHYPAARFYYFAEEHVGKQESFDCRAPEPPAPDVITEHGLKFRVAPGSKHKTGFFVDQRDNRKTLSEFCRGKRVLDICCNTGGFGVYAKALGGASEVVGLDLDEQALDMAKQNAKLNGAQIRYVQADLFAWLRDIIPNGEKFDTVVLDPAKLTRDREDVEQALKKYCDMNRLAMHVVKPGGVLLTCSCTGLVSEPDFLESIRRAAWQAGRTIQVFKISGAAADHPFLLHVPEGRYLKAVFCRVE; this is encoded by the coding sequence ATGAATCCCGAAATTGCTCCGATTCCCGTTGTCACGTTGAAGATCGAGCGCCGATCGTCGCACCCCTGGATCTTCCAGAAGATGGTCGAGAAGCCCGCCACGCGCATCGCGCCGGGCAGCGTCGTCGACATCCAGGACAAGAACGGTCTGTGGGTCGCCCGCGGCTTCTACAACGGCCACTCGCGCATCACCCTCCGCGTACTTACCACGAAGCAAAACGAAGCCGTGGACGCGGACTACTTTGCGCGGAAGCTCGCCGCGGCGGTCGCGTTCCGGCGCGAGGCACTCAAACTCGATGACGTGACGAACGCTTACCGGCTCGTCCACTCCGAGGCCGACGGGCTCAGCGGGCTGATCGTGGACCGCTTCGGCGACACGCTCGTGCTGGAGTTCTTCGCGGCCGGCATGTACAAACAGCGCGGCGTGATTATGGACGCGCTGCGCGCGCACTACCCCGCTGCGCGGTTCTACTACTTCGCCGAAGAACACGTCGGCAAGCAGGAATCGTTCGATTGCCGCGCGCCCGAACCACCGGCACCGGACGTGATTACGGAGCACGGGTTGAAGTTCCGAGTCGCTCCCGGGAGCAAGCACAAGACGGGCTTCTTCGTTGACCAGCGCGACAACCGCAAGACGCTCTCCGAGTTCTGTCGCGGGAAGCGCGTGCTGGACATTTGCTGCAACACAGGCGGCTTCGGCGTGTACGCGAAGGCACTCGGCGGTGCGTCAGAGGTCGTCGGGCTGGACCTCGACGAACAAGCGCTCGACATGGCGAAACAGAACGCCAAACTGAACGGCGCCCAGATTCGCTACGTCCAAGCCGACCTGTTCGCGTGGCTGCGTGACATCATCCCGAACGGCGAGAAGTTCGATACGGTCGTACTTGATCCGGCGAAACTCACCCGCGACCGCGAAGACGTCGAGCAGGCGCTGAAAAAGTACTGCGACATGAACCGGCTCGCGATGCACGTGGTGAAGCCCGGCGGTGTGCTGCTCACGTGCTCCTGCACGGGTTTGGTCAGCGAACCGGACTTTCTCGAATCGATTCGCCGGGCCGCGTGGCAGGCCGGGCGCACGATTCAGGTGTTCAAAATCAGCGGAGCGGCTGCGGACCACCCGTTCCTGTTACACGTGCCCGAGGGTCGATACCTGAAAGCCGTGTTCTGTCGCGTCGAGTAG
- a CDS encoding VWA domain-containing protein produces the protein MTLLEPLWLLLAVPLLAALLRYPLPGRLLNALRVVTVLLTVFALAGLALRFPSRAGTVVVVTDRSRSMPAGSDADHKELIDLLHSAMGSSDRLAVVSFGETVAVERAPGGDKFTGFTHEIGADGSKLGEGIDAALSLVPKDAPGRILVLSDGRWTGRDPAALAGLAADRRIAVDYRHRSRPTAGDLAVARVDAPTAVAPGEGFLITAWVQSPVEDTIRFEVTRGDKIIASGEQRVTAGLNRLTFRDRAAEPGSQNYRVRVRTAADDPVPENNTARVLVGVNGPRPILHLTPTASSGLTALLKGGGLDVRAMPADRFNFTLEELSGYSAVILENVPAEKIGTRNMETLASWVRASGSGLMVTGGKQSYGPGGYYKSPLEPIMPVSMELRQEHRKLALAIVVALDRSGSMALPAGGGRVKMDLANLGAAQVLDMLGPLDEFGCFAVDTSAHEIAELGTVKDKDRIRDKILRIQSSGGGIYVDEALTASADMIRHAKAGTKHIVLFADAADAEQPGNYKELLANTRKAGITVSVIGLGKNTDKDAALLEDVAKRGGGRIFITDSPEELPRLFAQDTFVVARNSFLEDPVRVQATAGLTALAGRSFALDRSIGGYNLCYLRPEATLGVVSRDEYKAPVVASWQAGSGRVLCYTGEADGKFAGAFAKSPETGEFYASLARWTAGQSGSLAEGMAVTQEVRNGVNRIQLHLDPERKAEPFAGVPQLRTLRARPGEAPRTETVPLVWAGPDTLVADVSLEGEETALSTVSVPGQKTQSLPPVCLPFSPEYAPAPLGSSDDRGRATLERLARSTGGVERIDLSGVWKDLPRRPRSFPLAPWFLLTAVVCLLLEVLERRTGLLTSAAAAIRPKSFRFRFKRRVAIPTPLTAANEPATKKSSAPVAAPEQPKVAAPTETKGGLLDAMRQVRDRKRGDG, from the coding sequence GTGACGCTACTCGAACCCCTTTGGCTGCTGCTCGCGGTGCCGCTCCTGGCAGCGCTGTTGCGGTACCCGCTGCCCGGCCGGTTGCTGAACGCGCTCCGTGTGGTGACCGTTCTCCTTACGGTTTTTGCACTCGCGGGACTGGCATTGCGGTTTCCGAGTCGCGCGGGAACCGTGGTCGTTGTGACGGACCGCAGCCGGTCCATGCCGGCCGGTTCGGACGCCGACCACAAGGAGCTCATCGACTTACTCCACTCCGCGATGGGTTCGAGCGACCGGCTCGCCGTAGTGTCATTCGGGGAAACGGTCGCGGTGGAACGTGCGCCGGGTGGCGACAAGTTCACCGGGTTCACGCACGAGATCGGCGCGGACGGGTCCAAGTTGGGCGAGGGGATCGATGCCGCCCTGTCACTGGTTCCCAAGGACGCGCCCGGACGCATCCTTGTGCTTTCCGACGGTCGGTGGACGGGGCGCGATCCGGCAGCCCTCGCGGGATTAGCCGCGGATCGCCGCATCGCGGTCGATTACAGGCACCGTAGTCGCCCGACCGCGGGTGATCTGGCTGTCGCCCGAGTCGATGCGCCCACGGCGGTCGCGCCCGGCGAGGGGTTTCTCATCACGGCCTGGGTGCAATCACCCGTCGAGGACACCATTCGGTTCGAGGTGACGCGCGGGGACAAAATCATCGCCAGTGGCGAACAGCGTGTGACGGCCGGGCTAAACCGCCTGACGTTCCGTGACCGCGCGGCCGAACCCGGGAGCCAAAATTACCGCGTCCGCGTGCGCACCGCGGCCGATGACCCGGTACCCGAAAACAACACCGCGCGCGTGCTGGTCGGTGTAAACGGCCCGCGCCCGATTCTGCACCTCACCCCGACTGCATCCTCGGGCCTGACGGCACTCCTCAAGGGCGGCGGACTCGATGTTCGCGCGATGCCGGCGGACCGCTTCAACTTCACACTCGAAGAACTCTCCGGGTACTCGGCCGTGATCCTGGAGAACGTTCCCGCCGAGAAGATCGGAACGCGGAACATGGAAACGCTAGCGAGTTGGGTGCGGGCGAGCGGGTCCGGCCTCATGGTCACCGGCGGGAAACAGTCTTACGGTCCCGGTGGTTACTACAAGTCGCCGCTGGAGCCGATCATGCCCGTGTCGATGGAGCTACGCCAGGAGCACCGCAAGCTCGCGCTGGCCATCGTCGTCGCGCTCGACCGCTCGGGCAGTATGGCGCTCCCGGCCGGCGGCGGGCGAGTGAAGATGGACCTCGCGAACCTCGGGGCAGCGCAGGTACTCGACATGCTCGGCCCGCTGGACGAATTCGGGTGCTTCGCGGTCGATACCTCAGCTCACGAAATCGCCGAACTCGGCACGGTGAAAGACAAAGACCGCATTCGCGACAAGATCCTTCGGATTCAGTCCTCCGGCGGCGGTATCTATGTAGACGAAGCACTCACCGCATCCGCGGACATGATTCGCCACGCGAAAGCGGGAACCAAGCACATTGTGCTGTTCGCCGACGCCGCAGACGCCGAGCAACCTGGTAACTACAAGGAACTGCTCGCCAACACTCGTAAAGCCGGAATTACAGTGAGCGTCATCGGCCTCGGTAAGAACACGGACAAAGACGCGGCACTGTTGGAAGACGTGGCGAAGCGCGGGGGCGGGCGCATCTTCATCACCGATAGCCCGGAAGAGCTCCCTCGGCTCTTCGCGCAGGACACGTTCGTGGTGGCGCGGAACAGCTTCCTCGAAGATCCGGTCCGCGTGCAAGCCACCGCGGGCCTCACGGCACTGGCCGGTCGGTCGTTCGCGCTCGATCGCAGTATTGGTGGCTACAACCTGTGCTACCTGCGTCCCGAGGCCACGTTGGGCGTCGTGAGCCGGGACGAGTACAAGGCGCCGGTCGTCGCGTCGTGGCAAGCGGGTTCCGGGCGCGTGCTCTGCTACACGGGAGAAGCCGACGGGAAATTCGCCGGGGCGTTCGCGAAATCGCCTGAAACCGGTGAGTTTTACGCGAGTTTGGCCCGCTGGACCGCGGGGCAATCGGGTTCGTTGGCCGAAGGTATGGCTGTGACGCAGGAAGTGCGAAACGGTGTGAATCGGATTCAGTTGCACCTCGACCCCGAGCGAAAAGCGGAACCGTTCGCGGGCGTGCCGCAACTCCGCACATTGCGCGCACGCCCCGGCGAAGCCCCTCGAACCGAAACCGTTCCGCTCGTCTGGGCTGGCCCCGATACGCTAGTCGCGGACGTTTCTCTGGAGGGCGAGGAAACTGCGCTCAGTACGGTTTCGGTCCCGGGACAAAAAACACAATCGCTCCCGCCCGTCTGTTTGCCTTTTTCGCCGGAGTACGCACCGGCGCCGCTTGGTTCGAGCGACGATCGCGGGCGCGCGACACTCGAACGGCTCGCACGGTCCACCGGTGGGGTCGAACGAATCGACCTTTCGGGCGTCTGGAAAGACCTCCCGCGGCGCCCGCGATCGTTCCCGCTCGCGCCGTGGTTTTTGCTTACTGCCGTTGTGTGTTTGCTGCTCGAAGTGCTGGAACGGCGAACGGGTCTGCTGACATCCGCCGCCGCTGCAATACGGCCGAAATCGTTCCGATTCCGTTTCAAACGGAGAGTAGCAATCCCGACTCCTCTCACCGCAGCGAACGAGCCGGCCACCAAGAAATCGTCCGCACCCGTCGCAGCTCCCGAACAACCAAAAGTGGCCGCCCCTACCGAGACCAAAGGCGGCTTGCTCGATGCCATGCGTCAGGTCCGCGACCGGAAGCGCGGCGACGGTTGA
- a CDS encoding DUF58 domain-containing protein — MSASAFLQEGAAAAQRFTLTTPRHGPANRTGSALGARAGSSLEFRDYRGYEPGDDLRHVDWSAFARSDQLSVKLFREEVAPHLDLLIDGSKSMALAGSAKLQGTLALAGFFAAAAANAGYSHSGWQLGAEAAPLGDYRHRPAEWDAIRFEHRDSPVRALADVAARWRPRSARVLLSDLLWNADPGQAARMLADRASTAVVVQVLAHADVNPPVSGHLRLLDSESDEVREVRIDAAAAARYRENLARLQGHWHDACRAVGAVFTTVVAEDVLRDWRLDPLVAAGVLEVG; from the coding sequence ATGAGTGCGTCCGCGTTCCTCCAGGAAGGTGCGGCAGCGGCCCAGCGGTTCACGCTGACCACCCCGCGCCACGGACCGGCGAACCGTACCGGCTCCGCGCTGGGCGCGCGGGCCGGTTCCTCGCTGGAGTTCCGCGACTACCGCGGGTACGAACCCGGCGACGACCTGCGGCACGTGGACTGGTCCGCGTTCGCCCGCAGCGACCAACTGAGCGTGAAACTGTTCCGCGAAGAAGTCGCGCCACACCTGGACCTGCTCATTGATGGATCGAAATCAATGGCGCTGGCGGGTTCGGCGAAATTACAAGGCACGCTAGCCCTCGCCGGTTTTTTCGCGGCGGCTGCGGCGAACGCGGGGTACTCGCATTCTGGGTGGCAACTCGGTGCCGAAGCTGCACCACTCGGGGACTATCGGCACCGCCCGGCCGAATGGGACGCGATCCGCTTCGAGCACCGCGACAGCCCCGTGCGGGCGCTTGCCGACGTTGCAGCGCGCTGGCGCCCACGCAGTGCGCGAGTTCTGCTCAGCGATCTGTTATGGAACGCGGACCCTGGGCAAGCCGCGCGCATGTTGGCCGATCGCGCTTCGACCGCGGTCGTGGTTCAGGTGCTCGCGCACGCGGACGTGAACCCTCCGGTCAGTGGGCACCTGCGCCTGCTCGACAGTGAATCAGATGAGGTGCGCGAGGTGCGCATCGACGCCGCGGCCGCAGCGCGGTACCGCGAGAACCTGGCCCGGCTCCAGGGCCACTGGCACGACGCCTGTCGCGCGGTCGGCGCCGTATTCACCACGGTCGTGGCCGAAGACGTTCTCCGCGACTGGCGCCTGGACCCGCTCGTTGCCGCGGGCGTGTTAGAAGTTGGGTGA
- a CDS encoding vWA domain-containing protein, with product MLPVFSTPLALLGLTALPALAAIYYLHARSRLHPVSSLLLWSDARVAPDGGRQIDRPRLPLVFWLELLVLALLALAAAGVHVPAPTGAGPLIVVLDDSFSMRAGAPDSPRKRAAEALLDDLRRVPRSSVRFVLAGDRPQILGEAVSHTSEIEQLLEGWTCQAPTARLDSAVALALELGGESARLLVLTDHAPDAPPKEGRVRWWALGSVTPNWAFVNASRTAGPRGDRLLIEVANLATDARSTTLRLEEVQPARELRRSELRAAAGETQRLVLELPEGAGTVRAVVDDNELEIDNSVSLLPTTRRSVTYGVQLADKELQSAFERALKATGTATTAKENAHLVFVDGTAAAPDVPDSWTVRVIRETEAEAFTGPFVLDRSHPLTDGLSLTGVVWGGGKGPLPGSPVVMAGNVPLLTDTESASGRHEIQLRVRTDLSTLTQSPAWPALVWNLVHWRSTFQPGLQRANVRVGEEAAWVLTSSPGSVDVTRPGGERSTVPVYARRATIRADRPGIYSLQAGAESVSFAANTLNRDESNLTQCVTGRWGDELNETTLRNDYRDVTAWFVLVALAIATLHVRLLARKPATGANP from the coding sequence ATGCTCCCGGTGTTCTCGACCCCACTGGCACTCCTCGGACTGACAGCGCTCCCGGCGCTGGCGGCGATCTATTACCTGCACGCTCGCTCGCGCCTCCACCCCGTTTCGAGCCTGCTCCTGTGGTCGGACGCGCGGGTCGCCCCCGACGGCGGGCGCCAGATCGATCGCCCGCGCTTGCCGCTCGTGTTCTGGCTCGAACTTCTCGTGCTCGCGCTCCTCGCACTCGCGGCAGCCGGGGTTCATGTGCCCGCGCCCACGGGTGCCGGTCCTCTCATCGTTGTGCTGGACGATTCGTTCTCGATGCGAGCCGGGGCACCCGATTCACCGCGAAAACGTGCGGCCGAAGCTCTACTCGATGATCTCCGTCGCGTGCCACGAAGTTCAGTGCGATTCGTCCTCGCGGGCGATCGCCCGCAAATCCTGGGGGAAGCAGTTTCGCACACGAGCGAGATCGAACAACTCCTGGAAGGTTGGACGTGTCAGGCACCCACCGCTCGGCTCGATTCAGCGGTGGCCCTCGCACTTGAACTCGGCGGCGAATCAGCACGCCTGCTGGTACTCACGGACCACGCCCCCGACGCGCCGCCCAAAGAGGGGCGCGTGCGCTGGTGGGCGCTGGGTTCGGTCACACCCAACTGGGCGTTCGTGAACGCGAGTCGCACTGCCGGACCGCGCGGCGACCGCCTGTTAATCGAAGTCGCGAACCTCGCCACAGACGCCCGTTCAACAACACTCCGGCTCGAAGAGGTACAACCAGCGCGCGAACTTCGCCGATCAGAACTGCGCGCGGCTGCCGGTGAAACCCAGCGCTTGGTACTGGAACTTCCCGAAGGCGCGGGAACCGTGCGCGCTGTTGTGGACGACAACGAACTGGAAATCGACAACTCCGTGTCGCTCCTTCCCACAACGCGCAGGTCGGTGACATACGGTGTGCAACTCGCCGACAAGGAACTGCAATCCGCGTTCGAGCGCGCATTAAAGGCGACCGGTACCGCAACCACCGCTAAAGAGAACGCGCACCTCGTTTTCGTTGATGGCACCGCCGCAGCGCCGGACGTGCCAGATTCATGGACCGTTCGCGTGATCCGAGAAACCGAGGCCGAGGCGTTTACCGGACCGTTCGTGCTCGATCGGTCTCACCCGTTAACGGACGGGCTGTCTTTAACGGGCGTCGTTTGGGGTGGAGGAAAAGGCCCGCTGCCCGGTTCGCCGGTGGTCATGGCGGGGAACGTTCCGCTACTCACGGACACCGAATCCGCGAGCGGGCGACACGAAATCCAGTTGCGCGTGCGGACCGACCTCTCGACACTGACGCAATCACCCGCGTGGCCCGCGCTCGTCTGGAACCTGGTTCACTGGCGGTCGACGTTCCAACCCGGACTCCAGCGCGCGAACGTGCGCGTCGGTGAAGAAGCTGCCTGGGTACTCACATCGTCTCCCGGTTCGGTCGACGTGACGCGGCCCGGGGGCGAGCGATCCACCGTACCGGTGTACGCCCGGCGCGCGACAATTCGTGCGGACCGACCCGGGATCTATTCGTTGCAAGCCGGTGCCGAGAGCGTCTCGTTCGCGGCGAACACACTGAACCGTGACGAATCGAACTTGACCCAATGTGTGACCGGGCGCTGGGGCGACGAACTCAACGAAACAACGCTCCGTAACGACTACCGCGACGTAACGGCGTGGTTCGTGCTGGTGGCCCTGGCAATCGCCACGCTGCACGTGAGGCTGTTGGCTCGCAAGCCTGCCACGGGAGCGAATCCGTGA
- a CDS encoding aldose 1-epimerase → MAFEVRTTQGRAGDRSGEVYELTNDAGTVRAEVWPQWGFNCLKWQVRQENNRWADILFHMPDWESNPVPTRSGHPILFPFPGRLRDGRFTFEGKTYQLPLNESSKLHAIHGFTPRNKWRVTDWNGDSDFAFVTGEFNLAKDLPESLPLWPSDFRFSVTYRLYANKLRVDARVENVGSGPLPFGLGYHGYFRLPGMNSPDVADCVLQANVTEVWEVNENNLPTGWRKELPAELDFQQPRAVGGTALDNVFTSVSANEDRNSGFIELARLSHPNAVGRLRVRADASFRELVLFTPAHRHALAIEPYTCSADASNLQARGIDSGWRVLPPGGVWEGAVEYVWEPNEI, encoded by the coding sequence ATGGCCTTTGAAGTGCGCACAACGCAGGGCAGGGCGGGGGACCGCAGTGGTGAGGTGTACGAGCTCACGAACGATGCCGGCACGGTGCGGGCCGAAGTGTGGCCGCAGTGGGGGTTCAACTGCCTCAAATGGCAGGTGCGCCAGGAAAATAATCGCTGGGCCGACATCCTGTTTCACATGCCGGATTGGGAGAGCAACCCGGTTCCGACGCGGAGCGGGCACCCGATCCTGTTCCCGTTCCCGGGTCGGTTGCGCGACGGGCGCTTCACATTTGAAGGTAAGACGTACCAGCTCCCGCTCAACGAGTCCTCAAAGCTTCACGCGATCCACGGGTTCACTCCGCGCAACAAGTGGCGCGTGACGGACTGGAACGGCGATTCGGATTTCGCATTTGTTACGGGGGAGTTCAACCTCGCGAAAGACCTGCCCGAATCTCTACCACTGTGGCCGTCAGACTTTCGGTTCAGCGTGACGTACCGGCTCTACGCGAACAAGTTGCGCGTGGACGCGCGGGTTGAGAATGTTGGCTCGGGGCCGCTGCCCTTTGGATTGGGCTACCACGGTTACTTCCGGCTACCCGGAATGAACAGCCCCGATGTCGCCGACTGCGTATTGCAGGCGAACGTCACCGAAGTCTGGGAAGTGAACGAGAACAATCTGCCGACGGGTTGGCGTAAGGAACTACCAGCCGAACTCGATTTCCAGCAACCGCGCGCGGTTGGGGGTACGGCCCTCGATAATGTCTTCACGAGTGTGTCCGCCAACGAGGACCGCAACAGCGGGTTCATCGAACTCGCCCGCCTCTCGCACCCGAATGCGGTAGGGCGTTTGCGGGTGCGGGCGGACGCTTCCTTCCGCGAACTGGTACTATTTACGCCCGCTCACCGTCACGCGCTCGCGATCGAGCCGTACACGTGTTCTGCCGACGCCTCGAACTTACAGGCTCGCGGAATCGACAGCGGATGGCGCGTGCTTCCGCCGGGTGGCGTGTGGGAGGGCGCGGTCGAATACGTGTGGGAGCCGAACGAGATTTGA